One segment of Streptomyces sp. NBC_00576 DNA contains the following:
- a CDS encoding GTP-binding protein — translation MDFASSSGGPSRSTTSAKIVVAGGFGVGKTTFVGAVSEINPLRTEAVMTSASAGIDDLTHTGDKTTTTVAMDFGRITLDQDLILYLFGTPGQDRFWFMWDDLVRGAIGAIVLVDTRRLADCFPAVDYFENSGLPFVIALNGFDGNQPYNPDEVREALQIGPDTPIITTDARHRADAKSALITLVEHALMARLR, via the coding sequence AGCTCTAGCGGAGGGCCTTCCCGCTCCACCACGTCCGCGAAAATCGTGGTGGCGGGCGGCTTCGGCGTGGGCAAGACCACGTTCGTCGGGGCCGTCTCGGAGATCAATCCGCTGCGTACCGAGGCCGTGATGACGTCCGCGTCCGCGGGCATCGACGACCTTACGCACACCGGGGACAAGACGACGACTACCGTCGCCATGGACTTCGGCCGTATCACCCTGGACCAGGACCTGATCCTGTACCTCTTCGGTACGCCCGGCCAGGACCGCTTCTGGTTCATGTGGGACGACCTGGTGCGCGGCGCGATCGGTGCGATCGTCCTCGTTGACACGAGGCGCCTTGCCGACTGCTTCCCGGCTGTCGACTACTTCGAGAACAGCGGCCTGCCGTTCGTCATCGCCCTCAACGGCTTCGACGGCAACCAGCCCTACAACCCGGACGAGGTGCGCGAGGCGCTCCAGATCGGGCCGGACACTCCGATCATCACTACGGATGCCCGGCATCGGGCGGACGCGAAGAGTGCGTTGATCACTCTCGTGGAGCACGCGTTGATGGCTCGGTTGCGGTAG
- a CDS encoding acyl-CoA carboxylase subunit epsilon translates to MSASDIRVEKGHAEPEEVAAITAILLARAAAVPTAAPAHRGHPKAGWRRLEREGGFRAPHSWH, encoded by the coding sequence ATGAGCGCCTCTGACATTCGCGTCGAGAAGGGCCACGCCGAGCCCGAGGAAGTCGCCGCCATCACGGCGATCCTGCTGGCCCGCGCGGCAGCGGTCCCGACGGCCGCCCCGGCCCACCGCGGCCACCCGAAGGCCGGCTGGCGCCGCCTGGAGCGCGAGGGCGGCTTCCGCGCCCCGCACAGCTGGCACTAG